Within Cyanobacteriota bacterium, the genomic segment TCTAGTAAACTCTCCTCATCCACCAGAGTTAACCGACTAAGTGGGATGTGTCGCCCATCCAAGATTAGCTCTTCCAGCTTATTAAGCTCCCGTTGAATATCCACACTGCCCATCCGTGAAGTATCAGCCGAGCTGTAGCCCGAACTTGCAGAGCTACTCTGATGGGTATTAGAGCCATTTAAGTTTGAATTGGAACTGGTTATGTCTTGGCGTAGCATTTGCATATATCCACGGCAACATGAGGAGGAACAAGATGATCAACGGATCCGCCAAACTTGGCAATCTCCTTTACAAGACTACTACTTAAAAAACTATACTCGTTAGAAGTAGACAAGAAGACAGTCTCAATTTGGTCAGAGAGAGTTTTGTTCGTGTGTGCCATCTGGAGTTCGCGCTCAAAGTCTGAAAGCACCCGCAAACCACGTAGTAGCACGCTAGCCCGACGCGCTTTAGCATAGGTAACCGCTAGCCCGTCAAAGCTATCTACTTCGACATTGGGCAGATGCTTAGTAGAGAGTCGAATTTGCTCCTTCCGCTCCTGAACACTAAACAGTGG encodes:
- the coaD gene encoding pantetheine-phosphate adenylyltransferase, with the protein product MIAIYPGSFDPITFGHLDIIERGCKLFEQVIVVVLQNPNKVPLFSVQERKEQIRLSTKHLPNVEVDSFDGLAVTYAKARRASVLLRGLRVLSDFERELQMAHTNKTLSDQIETVFLSTSNEYSFLSSSLVKEIAKFGGSVDHLVPPHVAVDICKCYAKT